In Triticum urartu cultivar G1812 chromosome 6, Tu2.1, whole genome shotgun sequence, the following proteins share a genomic window:
- the LOC125515739 gene encoding benzyl alcohol O-benzoyltransferase-like has product MSLSFTVQRKAVELVMPAGPTPRELKRLSDIDDQDGLRFHIPVIQFYRHDASMFGKDPAAVVRDAVAKALMHYYPFAGRLRELEGRKLAVDCTGEGVLFIEANADVSLKHFGDALQPPFPGLEDLIFDVPGSSEVLGTPLLLFQVTRLACGGFILAVRMMHTMADAPGMVQFLAAVAELARGATVPCRCGGVVAGASSSLCLMVLMSSSSLLPQHREDAVVVVTAAAPCRCRSRRHRRRHSPMSISSPSPPQLHVHVFPTRNSQILELNNEPRQC; this is encoded by the exons ATGTCGTTGAGCTTCACGGTGCAGCGGAAGGCGGTAGAGCTGGTGATGCCGGCGGGGCCGACACCGCGGGAGCTGAAGCGGCTCTCGGACATTGACGACCAGGACGGCCTACGGTTCCACATCCCCGTCATCCAGTTTTACCGGCACGACGCGTCCATGTTCGGCAAGGACCCTGCAGCGGTGGTCCGGGATGCCGTGGCCAAGGCGCTCATGCACTACTACCCGTTTGCCGGCCGTCTAAGGGAGCTCGAGGGTCGCAAGCTTGCTGTCGACTGCACCGGTGAGGGTGTGCTGTTCATCGAGGCCAACGCAGACGTAAGTTTGAAGCACTTCGGTGACGCCTTGCAGCCGCCCTTCCCAGGACTTGAGGACCTCATCTTCGACGTCCCTGGCTCGTCAGAAGTCCTCGGCACCCCACTTCTCCTCTTTCAG GTGACACGGCTAGCGTGCGGAGGCTTCATCCTAGCAGTGCGGATGATGCACACGATGGCGGACGCGCCGGGGATGGTGCAGTTCCTGGCTGCCGTGGCTGAGCTGGCACGGGGCGCCACGGTGCCATGCCGGTGTGGGGGCGTCGTCGCAGGCGCCTCCTCAAGCCTGTGTTTGATGGTGTTGATGTCGTCATCATCGCTGCTGCCGCAGCACCGTGAGGATGCCGTCGTCGTCGTCACCGCCGCAGCCCCGTGTCGATGTCGATCTCGTCGTCATCGTCGCCGTCACAGCCCCATGTCGATAtcatcgccgtcgccgccgcagCTTCATGTCCATGTGTTCCCTACTAGGAACTCACAAATCCTGGAATTAAACAATGAACCAAGACAGTGCTAG